CTACCGAACAGGCGTACCCGCGCAGGGTGCGCCGAGCACCAGTGCCGATTTAGCGACCAACCGAGGCGCGTCGCTGCTTGTACGATCTCGTATGTGCGCGCGGCTGCCGCCCGATCAGCCTGGCCTTATGCCCTTGCGCTCGCCGCATCGCTCTGGATGTGTGGCGGGGCTGCCCCTGAGTTCGCTCTGTTTGGTAGAGCCCATCTGCACAGGGACACCCCCGCAGCGCATATATGCGGTGGTTCAAGCGATTGGATCGCAAAAGGAGGTGAGGTGTACCAGCTTGGGCAGTAGAATTCGGCAAAACGTTGCGTTCAGCGGCGCGCGTCGGTAGCACCGGCGCGCGCTGTTCGTTGGCCGCCGGCCGGCGTAGCCGGATCTTCCCACACCGTAAACGATTCTTTTCTGCGCAGCCACCCCACCCAGGCTATCATGAGCCTGGGCGCATGCGCCGACAAATGCCTTCACGCCAGCAGCCCCACCAACCACGGCCATACCTGAAGATATTGGAGCAGCATATGAGCCAGCCAATGCGGGTGTTTCTGCGGGTGCTTGCACCGCTGACGGCGGCCGGCGCAGCGGCGATCGGCCTGATCTGGGTTGCGCTGCGGCCCTGGTATACACGCTGGGGCGCCACCAACGACGAGCTGCGGCGCGCGCTGCCCGGCGATCAGCTGATCGCGCGGCCACACCCCTTGAGTGTGCGCACCAAGGCGATTACGATCGCCGCACCGGCGGCACGCGTCTGGCCATGGCTGGTGCAGCTGGGCCAGGGGCGCGGTGGCCTGTATTCCTACGAATGGCTCGAGAATCTGCTCGGCATGGAGATGCACAACGCCGATCGCATCAGGCCCGAGTGGCAGCATATACAGGTTGGTGATTTGGTGCGCATGGGTCCCGACGGCAAAGCGCCGCCGCCATTTGTGGTTGCGCTGATCGATCCTGGCCGCGTGCTGGTGATCGGGCATCGCAACCAGCACAACACCGGCTGGCACGATACATACGCCTTTGTGCTCGAGCCGATCGACGCGCACAGCACCCGGCTGATCCATCGCAGCCGGGCGCAGGCACTGTTCTCGTTCGACCGCGCGCTCGAGCCGGGCTACTTTATTATGGAGCGTGGCATGCTGCTGGGCATCAAGCAGCGCGCCGAGCGCAACCAGGGCACAGCGCTGCTGGCGCCCGGCGATGCCTGACCCAACCGGCCGGCTCCAACGCCACCCCGTTGGCGTAAACCCTCTGCCGCGGGCGGCACGCCCGCGCATCGGAAGGAGCACTGTTATGAGAAAGCGACAGATCTACGCGCTATTGACGTTTGTAGCGGTATGCCTGGCCCTGGCCGTCGCGCCGGCTGGCGCGGCCGACACCCGCGGCGGCGATCAGGTGCGGATCACCCCCGACGAAGTGATCGCCGGCGATCTGTATGTGACCGCACAGCGCCTGACGGTCGACGGTACGATCAAGGGCGATTTGATCGTCGGCGCGAGCCAGGTCGTGATCAACGGCACTGTCGAAGGCGATCTGTTGGCGCTCGCCCAGGCGGTGGTGGTGAACGGCACAGTCGGCGATGACCTGCGCGCCATGGCCCAGGCGATCATGCTGGGGCCAAACGCGCGTGTTGGCGGCGACATGGCAGTTGGGGCTGCCAGCCTCGAGAATCAGGCCGGTAGCCACGTGCGCGGCGACATGCTGGTTGGTGCGTTCCAGGGCCTGCTGGCCGGCGAGGTTGGCCAGAATGTGCGCGGCGGCCTGAGCCGGCTCGAGCTGCGCGGCGTGGTTGGCGGCGATGTCGATGTGACGGTGGACGGCAGCGACACTGGCCCTTCGCCAATGCTGTTCTCGCCGCCGCAGCAGGTGGCCGTGCCGAGCGTAGCGCCCGGCCTGACCCTGGCCGACACCGCGCGGATCGGCGGGAAGCTCAGCTATACATCGGCTACCCAGGCTAAGGCTGCGCCGAGCGCCAAGGTTGGCGGCGCGATTGCGTTCAACCAGGCACAGGCCACGCAGCCGGCCCAGGCGCCGCAGTTCCCCGGCCTGGCAATCCTCCAGCGCCTGGCGGCGTTGCTGCTGGTGGGTGCGCTGCTGGTGCTGCTGGTGCCGGCCTGGCTCGGCCGGCTCTCCGACGTAGTCGAGCGGCGGCCATTGCCCAGCCTGGGCTGGGGCCTGCTGGCGCTGGGGGCATTCATCGCCGTGCTGATCGGCGTGCTGGTTGCCACGATCGCGCTTGCGATGCTGTTCGGCTTCCTGACGCTGGGTGGGCTTGCGGCCATGATCGTAAGCCTGGGCCTGCTGCTGAACGGCGCGCTGATCGTCGGCTATATCGCGTTTGCGGCCTATATCGCCGAGGCGGCCATTGCCCTGGCGGCCGGCCGCTGGCTGCTGCGGCGTATGCAGCCCAATTGGGCCGAACAGCCGCTGATCCCGCTCGCGCTAGGCCTGCTGCTGTATGTGCTGCTGCGGGCTGTGCCGGTGCTGGGCGGCGTGCTGGCGCTCGTGGTGATGCTGCTGGGCATGGGTGCGCTGTGGCAGTGGGGCCGCGCGCTGATCCAGCGCGGGCGCCCGTCGGTGCCGCCGCTGGCCGACCTGCAGCCGGTGTAATCGGCCGGCGATGACCTTACGCCACCTCTGGTAGGGAGGCGGCCAGGAATTTGGCGTTCCAATGCGACTCTGCCGCCGCATTGGAACGCCAACAGGCTACCCCGTGCGTAGCCTCTGTGTCAATAATGAAAGGCCTACATATGAAGGCAATGATCATCTACGCGTCGTGGTTCGGCCACAACCGCACCATCGCGCACCTGCTCGCCGATACGCTACGCTCGCGCGGCATGCATGTGGCCTGCGCAGCCGCCGGTTCGATCAACCCCGGCGAGCTGACCGGCTACGATCTGCTGGTGCTTGGCACCTACACACACCATGGCCGCGCCAGCCACGCCCTGCGCGACCTGTGCGCGCAGATCCCGCAGCGCCAGCTTCAGAAGCTCGAGATCGCGCTGTATGGCACGCAGACCGAGCTGTTTGCTCGGCGCCACCCCGGCGGTGTCGACGACCTCGAGCTGTGCCTGGCCAACCGCGGCTGCGATCTGGTGGTGCCGCCGCTGCGCCTGCGCCTCGCCGGTACCACCGGCTTTCAGCCCAGGCAGGTGCTCGAGCCTGACGAGTGCGCCCAGATCGAGGCGTTCGCGGCCGAGCTGTGGGAGGCCAGCGTGCTTGCGCCGCTGATCTAGCACCGTTATTGCCCAAACGCGCAGGGGCGCGATATACCGTGCGCATACCATGCCAACGTGCAGCGTGGCCGTGCCCGCGCGGCGGCACCCAACGCCTCGGGCCTCAGCCGCGCCGATAGATCGAGCCTGCATGTGGGCTGACGCATCGATCTCGGGCCGCGAGCGGCGTTGGGCTATATGCGCTAGTTGGGCCACCAATACGGTAGACCTGGCATTTCGGTTAGGGTAACCGCCAGGGGTTGATCAATCGTGATCACCCTCGGATAGACACTGGCGGAACCAATCAACCGATTTGATATTATGCGGTATCATATGCACCGGACGATCGATCCGGGCTTTTTTTGAGCTTCATTTTGCATGCCTCGGCACAGGCAGCATACAGGCGCAATGCAGGCCACCATGTACGCCCAATAATCAAGATCGGGCGTACGCGGTTGGCGCGCTCAGCCTTCGGCAGAGTGGTACGTACTTGTTATCTGTGTGCGGTTTTGCCACACACAAACGGATCATCACATACCGTGCTGCCGCAGGCGAACAGCGCCACATCGCGCTGCGGAACAACGCAACTGCGTACGTCCTACACGAGTTGTAGATCGCGTCATTCAAAAAGAGGAAACCAATGCTTCGAGGATCGCTGCTGTACCTGGCCGAGCAGCCGCTGGCGCGGCGCGTGTTCGGGGGGCCGCTGGCCAAGCCGTTGGTGCGTCGTTTTGTCGCGGGGGTTGGCCTGCGCGAGGCGATCGAGAATGTTCAGAAGCTCAACACTGCCGGCATGAGCGCCACGCTCGACTACCTGGGCGAGTCGGTTGGCAGCGCGGCCGAGGCCGGCGCGGCGGCGGCGCAGTACATCGCCATCCTGCACGCGATCGAGCAGGCCCAGGCCCAGTGCAACGCCTCGCTCAAGCTCACCCAGATGGGCCTGGATGTCGACCGCGATCTGTGCGTGCGCAACGTCGGGCGGATCATCACGCAGGCTGCCCAATTCGGCAACTTCATCCGCATCGATATGGAAGGCTCGGCGTACACCCAGGCGACGCTCGAGATCTTCAAGCAGCTCTACGCACGCCAGCAAAACGTCGGCGTGGTGATCCAGGCCTACCTGTATCGCAGCGAGGGCGATATCCGCGAGCTGAATAAGCTCGGCGCGCGCGTGCGACTGTGCAAGGGCGCCTACAGCGAGCCGGCCAGCGTGGCGTTCGCCGAAAAGGCCGACACCGATAAGAACTTCGTAAAGCTCATGCAGCTGCTGCTGAGCGAGGGCAACTACCCCGGCATCGCCACGCACGACCAGAAGATGATCGAGGCTACGCGCACCTACGCCCGCCAGCAGGGCATCGCCGCCGACCGCTTCGAGTTCCAGATGCTCTATGGCATTCGGCGCGACCTGCAAGAGCAATTGGTGCGCGAGGGCTACCGGCTGCGCGTGTACGTGCCCTATGGCGAAGAGTGGTACCCCTATATGATGCGGCGCATGGCCGAGCGCCCGGCCAACCTACTATTTGTGCTGCGGGGCGGCCTGCGCTAACCACCCCCTCGATATACACCACGAAGGGCACAAATTCATCGTGTGCGGTTTCCACGCTCCGCACGGAAGCCGCACACACACGATCAGAGGAACGCGCATGATCAATGCAGTGGTGATGCCGGCGCCCAATGCGCCGCTCGAGCTGCGCCAGTTTGGCGAGCCGGCGCTCGAGCCGGGCGCGGTGCTGCTACGCACGCTCGGCAGCGAGGTGTGCGGCACGGACGTACACCTGTGGCATGGCCAGCTGGCCGGCGTGCCCTACCCGATCATCCCCGGCCATGTCAGCGTCGGGCAGGTGGCGGCGATCGGCGGCGCGGCTGCCGATGTCGACGGCAGGCCACTCGAAATCGGCCAGCTGGTCACGTTTCTCGATGTATACGGCTCGTGCGGGCGCTGCTGGTATTGCACTGTGGCCCACGCCACCACGCGCTGCCCGCAGCGCAAGGTCTATGGCATCACGCTTTCGGCCAACGAGGGCTTGCTGGGTGGCTGGGCCGAGTATATCTACCTGCGGCCGGGCGTGCATATCGTGGCGCTGCCGCCTGAGCTGCCGTGGGAAACATTTCTGGCGGCCGGCTGTGGCCTGCCCACCGCACTGCATGCCGTGGCGCTGGCCGAGATCCAGTTTGGCGATACAGTGGTGGTGCAGGGTAGCGGGCCGGTCGGGCTCAGCGCGGCCATCCTGGCGCAGCTGCGCGGCGCCGGCCGGCTGATCGTGATTGGCGGGCCAGCGCTGCGGCTGGCCATGGCCAGCACACTTGGCGCCGACACCGTGATCGATATCGGCACCACCAGCGCCGACGAGCGCCAGGCCATGGTGCGCGAGCTAACGCGTGGGCGCGGCGCCGATGTGACGATCGAAGCGACCGGCGTGGCGGCGGCCGTGCCCGAGGGTATGCGCCTCACGCGCGATGCCGGGCGCTATGTGGTGGTTGGCCAGTACACCAACGCCGGGGCGGTGCCGTTCAACCCACACCTCGACCTCAATCAGAAGCACCTCGAGCTACGTGGCTGCTGGGGTAGCGATGTGGGCCACGTGTATCGTTCGGTGCAGGTGCTGGCACGCTATCATCGGCAATTCCCCTGGGCCGAGTTCGTCAGCGGGCGCTATAGCCTCGGCCAGGCCCAGGCTGCGCTCAAAGACGTAGCCGCCCAACGCGTGGTCAAGGCGCTGATCATACCCTAGCACCAATACGTTGCTCATACCCACAACTTCAGACGCCTCTTAACATTCTTGACCAACTATTTGCAAGTGCTTAACCACTTTTGTGGCTCGATTGCGTATAGTATTCACACACCGCACCAGCGCAGTATACCCGGCTGCCATTAGAGCTGGAAGGAGGCCGTGTGTGGATACGCAGCTCGAATCGCCCGCGCGCTTTGTCGCGCTCGATATTCGCGAGCATGCCGCGCATGTTGGCGCGGTTGACGCGGCCCATCGCGTGGTGCTGCGCCCACATACGATCGCGCGGGCCGAGCTCGAGCACTGGCTGTGCCACAACCTGACACCGGCCGACGCGGTGGTGCTGGGCATGCCGGCCAACCCGTGGCCCCTGTACGATCAGATTGTGGCGCTGGCCGGCTCGGCGATTATCGCGCACCCGCAGATCGCCGCACTCATCCCGACATTTCAGGCCAGCGCCGACCCACGCGATACACTGCGGCTTGCCCGCATGCATGCCGCCGGGCTGGTGCCGGCGCTGTGGGCGCCGGCGGCGGCGGTGCGCGATGTGCGCGCGCTGGCGGCTCAGCGTGGGCGGCTGATTCAGCAGCACGCCGCCGCCGGCGCTACGCTCGAGCAGCTGCTGCACGAGTACCACGCCCGGCCGCCCGGCCACAGCCGCCTGGCCGCCGACCGGCCGGACTGGTGGGCGCGCCTGCCGCTGCCCGCCGCTGCAGCCCAGCGCGCGCGCGATGCCCTGGCGGCGTATAACCGCGCCACAGCTCTGCTGCGCGAGCTCGACCAGCGCCTGCTGGCTATTAGCGAGGGCGAGCACTGGCGTGGCGATATTGAGCGGCTGCTGGTGGTGGCTGGGATGGATCGGCTGAGCGCGCTGGTGCTGCTGGGCGTTATTGGCGACGCCAAGCGCTTCGCTGCGGCCGAGCAGCTAGTGGGCTACGCCGGGCTTGCGCCGCATACCCAGCATCGTGGTGCGCCCAGCGGGCGGCACGAGCTGCGTGCGACCATGCTAGACGTAACTGAGCGTGCGCTGCGGCACAGCCCCGAGTGGCAGGCTCGTTTCGCCGAGCTCGAGCGACGGATCGGCAGCGGACGTGCGCATCTAGCGATTGCGCGCAAGCTGCTGGTACAGGTGTGGCAGGTGCTGGCGGCGCCGGCCCAGGCGCTAGGCAACTCGGCCGACGAAGCCCGCGAGCGCCAGGTGCGCCCGGCCGCATAAACACCTTTCTGCGCCGGCCACAAAAAAGGTTTGGAGGGCGATTGCCCTCCAAACCTTTTTTGTGGCCGGCGCAGGCAGGGGCCTGGGCGTGATCAAGCAATAAGGCGGGGCGCGGTGGCCACGCTACCTACGGCAGTGTGGCGGCCGGCTCGATCTTGTAGCTCTGGATGATTGCGTTGGTCTTGTCGAGCAGCTTGTCGAACTGCGCATCGGGCACCACAGTCGACAGGATCGAGACCTTTGTGTCGCGCTGCTCGATGAAACTGTTGCCCAGTGCCTTCAGGTTCAGGTTCTTGTCGTGGTAGGTCCATACCAGCAGGATGCTGCCATCGGGCTGGGGCTTCGGATCGTTGATCGTAAACTCTTCCTCGGAGCCGAACGTCTTGGTGAGGAAATTCTTGAGGAACTTGGTCAGCTCCTCCTCGGTCTGCTGCTTCTGCTCTTCGAAGATATCGACCACGACCGACGCCCGGCCGGCCGGCTCGCTCCACAGCAGGATGGCCTCGCCCGGCTTACTGTTATCGGTGGCCTGCCAGCCGCGCGGCACATCGATCGAGAACAGGCCGGTGGTGTAGGTGTAGTTGTCCAGCTCGCCGATCTCGACCTCGGCGCTGACCGGGTCTTCGAGCAGCGCCACCGTCTTATCGATCTCGTAGCTGCCGAGGATATCGTTCAGCGAGCTTTGGAGCCGGTCGAACTGCTCATCGGGCACCACGATGGTGAACAGCGAGACCTTGTTGCCCAGCTGTTTGATGAAGCTATTGCCAAGCAGCTTGGCCTTGACATTGCTCGAACCCTCGGCGGTATAGCTCCACACGATCAGCTTGCTTGGGCCAGAGTCTTTCGGGCTGTCTTGCGAGAAGTCGGGCTGATCGCCGAAAGTCTTGCTCAGGTAATTCTTGAGCAGTGTCGACAGCTCGTCGGGGGTCTGTTCCTGCGCGCTCTCGAAGATATCGACCTGGATGAAGGCATTTTCGGCCGGGTCGGTCCAGACCACGATCGCCTCACCGGGCTTGCTGGTGTTCTTGATCGTCCAGTTTTCGGGAACGCTGAGTGTAAATAGTTTCTTCGAGTGGGTGTAGGTCGTCAGCGCGCCGATCTCGACATCGCGCAGCTTCAGGCCGGTGCTGGTCGGCTTGGGTTCGGCGGTGGGTTCGGCGGTGGGTTCGGCGGTGGGTTCGGCGGTGGGTTTGGGCGTCGGGCGCGGTGTTGATGTCGGCTTGGCGGTGGGTTCGGGCGCGGTGGTGGGTGCCTCGGCAGCCGGCGAGCCGCCACAGGCCGCCAACAGCGCGAGTGCGAGCAGCGCCACGATCAACATGTGGAGTCGACGTAGGGCAAGCATGCTTCCTCCCTCAATGTAACAAATGATATACAACGAGACCAGGGAATGATACCGATCGCCTAACGCAGGCGCGCGATCCGCAGCTGCGGGCGTAGCGCCGGCCATGCGCCTCGGCGGCGATCGGTGGCTTTGATCACAAGCGGCCGACGGGCTGAGTATCTGCCACGCGCTATCCTCTATAGATTAAACGCGCCGCCCCCAAAAATTTACGGCAAGTCGTGTACGAACCTGGATCGAATTTGTGCCGGATTACGCCGCGCGGTTATCGCGGTGCCATTTGACAAAACTCCGCGCCTGGCCTATAGTATCGGTATCCTTATGATGCCAGGTTAAATGCTCGCGCTGGTGCGCGGGGCGGCTGTTATATGCGGCGCAGATGCGGCAGGCTAAGTGTTGGCCACTGCTGGTGAAGCGCCGTTTCTGTGTTTCGCCTGTCAGCGATTACACCGGCTGCTCAGGCAACCTCTCTGCTGCAGGCGTACGCCGCCAGCAACGAAGCCCTAGCATTGTCTGGGTACTAGGTTCGTGTGGGCTGGTCGGGGGCACGGGCGAGCGAGGAGGGCAGTCGTGAGCGATGATCTCACACTGGCGGCAAACAATCCCCAGCCGGGCATACCGCCCGCGCGGCGGCCGCTGCTCGACCAGCGTTGGGTCTCGACGCTGCTGATCTTGATTGGCTTTGGGTTGGCCTGGGAAGGCGCCAAAGCGCTGTTTAGCATCCCCGATCAGAAGCTCCCGCACCTCGCGACGATCGCCGGCGAGTTTGGCACGCGCACGCGCGGCGGCGCCGGCCCGCCGCTGGCCGTGACTATGCTGCAAAATGCGGCGGTGACGTTTGGCGAGGCGCTGGCCGGCTTCGCGCTGGGCGGCCTGCTGGGCTGTAGCCTGGCGGTGCTGTTCGCGGCATCGCGGCTGCTCGAGCGCGGGCTGCTGCCGTTTGTAGTCGGCTCGCAGACGGTGCCGATCCTGGCGATTGCCCCCATGGTCGTGGTGGGGCTTGGGCGGCTGGGCGCGCCTGATCTGCTATCGAAGGCGATCGTAGCGGCCTACCTGACATTCTTCCCAGTGACGATCGGCATGTTGCGCGGGCTGCGCTCGGTGCCGCGCGACGCGCTGGCGCTGATGCGCTCGTACGCAGCCTCGCCAGGGCAGACCTTCTGGAAGCTGCGCTTGCCGTCGGCGTTGCCCTACCTGTTCACCTCGCTCAAAGTTGCCGCTACTGCCAGTGTGATCGGCGCGATTGTGGCCGAACTACCAGCCGGATCGAAGAGCGGCATCGGCGTCACCATCATCAACGCCACCCAATACTACAACTCGCGCCCGCCGGTGCTGTACGTCGCCGTGCTGGTAGCCGGGGCGATCGGGCTGTGCTTCTATGGCATGGTGGCGCTGGCCGAACGGCTGATCGTGCGTGAAAGAAAGGTAGAGTAGCCAAGAACCTCGAGCATCGAGCGCCAATGCTGCCGGCCGGTTATGCGTGCTTGATCTCGGTTCTTGCGTAGAGCCATGGCAACCACAGCAGTCGCCCCGATCATCGCGATCGACCATGTCAGCAAGATCTATAACACCAGCGGCAGTAGCGTCACCGCGCTGCACGATGTAAGCCTGGCGATCGCCCCCGGCGAGTTCATCTCGCTGATCGGGCCGAGTGGCTGCGGCAAGAGCACGCTCATGCGCCTGATCGGCGACCTCGAGCAGC
The sequence above is drawn from the Candidatus Kouleothrix ribensis genome and encodes:
- a CDS encoding polymer-forming cytoskeletal protein, producing MRKRQIYALLTFVAVCLALAVAPAGAADTRGGDQVRITPDEVIAGDLYVTAQRLTVDGTIKGDLIVGASQVVINGTVEGDLLALAQAVVVNGTVGDDLRAMAQAIMLGPNARVGGDMAVGAASLENQAGSHVRGDMLVGAFQGLLAGEVGQNVRGGLSRLELRGVVGGDVDVTVDGSDTGPSPMLFSPPQQVAVPSVAPGLTLADTARIGGKLSYTSATQAKAAPSAKVGGAIAFNQAQATQPAQAPQFPGLAILQRLAALLLVGALLVLLVPAWLGRLSDVVERRPLPSLGWGLLALGAFIAVLIGVLVATIALAMLFGFLTLGGLAAMIVSLGLLLNGALIVGYIAFAAYIAEAAIALAAGRWLLRRMQPNWAEQPLIPLALGLLLYVLLRAVPVLGGVLALVVMLLGMGALWQWGRALIQRGRPSVPPLADLQPV
- a CDS encoding proline dehydrogenase family protein, whose protein sequence is MLRGSLLYLAEQPLARRVFGGPLAKPLVRRFVAGVGLREAIENVQKLNTAGMSATLDYLGESVGSAAEAGAAAAQYIAILHAIEQAQAQCNASLKLTQMGLDVDRDLCVRNVGRIITQAAQFGNFIRIDMEGSAYTQATLEIFKQLYARQQNVGVVIQAYLYRSEGDIRELNKLGARVRLCKGAYSEPASVAFAEKADTDKNFVKLMQLLLSEGNYPGIATHDQKMIEATRTYARQQGIAADRFEFQMLYGIRRDLQEQLVREGYRLRVYVPYGEEWYPYMMRRMAERPANLLFVLRGGLR
- a CDS encoding zinc-binding dehydrogenase; the encoded protein is MINAVVMPAPNAPLELRQFGEPALEPGAVLLRTLGSEVCGTDVHLWHGQLAGVPYPIIPGHVSVGQVAAIGGAAADVDGRPLEIGQLVTFLDVYGSCGRCWYCTVAHATTRCPQRKVYGITLSANEGLLGGWAEYIYLRPGVHIVALPPELPWETFLAAGCGLPTALHAVALAEIQFGDTVVVQGSGPVGLSAAILAQLRGAGRLIVIGGPALRLAMASTLGADTVIDIGTTSADERQAMVRELTRGRGADVTIEATGVAAAVPEGMRLTRDAGRYVVVGQYTNAGAVPFNPHLDLNQKHLELRGCWGSDVGHVYRSVQVLARYHRQFPWAEFVSGRYSLGQAQAALKDVAAQRVVKALIIP
- a CDS encoding transposase; this translates as MDTQLESPARFVALDIREHAAHVGAVDAAHRVVLRPHTIARAELEHWLCHNLTPADAVVLGMPANPWPLYDQIVALAGSAIIAHPQIAALIPTFQASADPRDTLRLARMHAAGLVPALWAPAAAVRDVRALAAQRGRLIQQHAAAGATLEQLLHEYHARPPGHSRLAADRPDWWARLPLPAAAAQRARDALAAYNRATALLRELDQRLLAISEGEHWRGDIERLLVVAGMDRLSALVLLGVIGDAKRFAAAEQLVGYAGLAPHTQHRGAPSGRHELRATMLDVTERALRHSPEWQARFAELERRIGSGRAHLAIARKLLVQVWQVLAAPAQALGNSADEARERQVRPAA
- a CDS encoding ABC transporter permease, with protein sequence MSDDLTLAANNPQPGIPPARRPLLDQRWVSTLLILIGFGLAWEGAKALFSIPDQKLPHLATIAGEFGTRTRGGAGPPLAVTMLQNAAVTFGEALAGFALGGLLGCSLAVLFAASRLLERGLLPFVVGSQTVPILAIAPMVVVGLGRLGAPDLLSKAIVAAYLTFFPVTIGMLRGLRSVPRDALALMRSYAASPGQTFWKLRLPSALPYLFTSLKVAATASVIGAIVAELPAGSKSGIGVTIINATQYYNSRPPVLYVAVLVAGAIGLCFYGMVALAERLIVRERKVE